In a single window of the Drosophila subpulchrella strain 33 F10 #4 breed RU33 chromosome X, RU_Dsub_v1.1 Primary Assembly, whole genome shotgun sequence genome:
- the LOC119558022 gene encoding galactose mutarotase, translating into MVKVVEDIFGIATNPFTKRAQVIRRYTMTNTNRLSVSIIQLGATIQSIQAPDAYHQLSDVVLGFDDIAGYVKYRNYKFGCTLGRVTDVVGNGEFIMDERRVIVSKNLGHKHQMNGGFVGFDQVIWDLYMKRPDGVTLRHVSQDGHEGFPGTLSIFIHFTIDDDNRFFIRIEGTTNQTTPVNISNHIYFNLAGQTTGIKGIFDHQINIEAMETMDTSGGDGIPTGRFKSVNDSVYDIRLPVFMGDRVRQFVERPVKGYDVCYALDKEFDSNITRYVGRFLHPESGRFMEIFSNQPSVKFSTANNFPQEPLGDEPILGKKCTRYWQHCGFSLQLLNYPDAVNQPDFPRIFINPGEHYFHETIYHFGVQESWKCCADPEELEALGEEPLKRPSVH; encoded by the coding sequence ATGGTTAAGGTTGTGGAGGACATTTTCGGGATTGCGACCAATCCGTTTACCAAGCGGGCACAGGTGATTCGTCGCTATACAATGACCAACACCAACCGCCTGTCCGTGTCCATCATCCAGTTGGGGGCCACCATCCAGAGCATCCAGGCCCCGGATGCCTATCACCAGTTGTCGGATGTGGTCTTGGGATTCGACGACATAGCCGGTTATGTGAAATACAGGAACTACAAGTTCGGTTGCACACTTGGTCGGGTCACCGATGTGGTGGGCAACGGAGAGTTCATCATGGACGAGCGACGGGTGATTGTGTCCAAGAATCTGGGCCATAAACACCAAATGAACGGTGGCTTCGTGGGATTCGACCAGGTCATTTGGGATCTGTATATGAAGCGACCGGATGGCGTTACATTGCGGCATGTCTCGCAGGATGGACACGAGGGTTTCCCCGGCACCCTGAGCATATTCATTCACTTCACCATCGACGATGACAATCGGTTCTTCATACGCATCGAAGGCACTACGAATCAGACCACGCCGGTGAATATATCCAATCACATTTACTTCAATCTAGCCGGTCAGACGACTGGTATCAAGGGTATATTCGATCATCAAATCAATATTGAAGCTATGGAAACGATGGATACTTCTGGTGGCGATGGTATTCCCACGGGGAGGTTCAAGAGCGTTAATGATTCCGTATACGATATCCGATTACCGGTATTCATGGGCGATCGAGTGCGTCAGTTTGTGGAGAGACCGGTGAAGGGCTACGATGTGTGCTATGCCCTCGATAAGGAGTTTGATTCCAATATAACCCGTTATGTGGGCCGATTTCTGCATCCAGAATCGGGACGCTTCATGGAGATCTTCAGTAACCAGCCGAGTGTGAAATTCTCAACTGCCAATAATTTCCCACAGGAACCCCTTGGTGATGAGCCCATTTTGGGTAAAAAGTGCACCCGCTATTGGCAGCATTGTGGTTTTAGTTTGCAACTACTCAACTATCCGGATGCTGTCAATCAGCCGGATTTTCCACGCATCTTCATCAATCCGGGGGAGCATTACTTCCATGAGACGATCTATCATTTTGGTGTTCAGGAATCGTGGAAATGTTGCGCAGATCCCGAGGAACTGGAGGCCCTGGGCGAAGAACCACTGAAACGACCTTCAGTTCACTGA